One window of the Camelina sativa cultivar DH55 chromosome 1, Cs, whole genome shotgun sequence genome contains the following:
- the LOC104787459 gene encoding FRIGIDA-like protein 4a, whose translation MGSVPDPGELTELAQPSFEEFQKQTSLMTSCTLLWQELSDHFTSLEQNLMKKSEALKQMIETLDNQTQTSLESLKRREVTIDHSVEIVAGKVGERARAALESLEKARDGDGANDDSGEVDDEEGLLSALKSLCLKMDARGFWNFVTARKKELENLRSKIPAALGDCVDPAMLVLEAISEVFPVDKREEKMSNDYGWACVVILESLTPVMVDPVIGKSRLLVTPSVEEKAKEIAETWKKSLEERGRIENVKTPDVHTFLQHLVTFGIVRSEDLALYRKLVVGSAWRKQMPKLAVSVGLGDQMPDMIEELISRGQQLDAVHFTYEVGLVDKFPPVPLLKAYLRDAKKSAASIMEDSSSTGRATHLVARKEQSALKAVLKCIEEYKLEEEFPPENLKKRLDQLEKTKTEKRKPAAVPANKRTRASYNGPMPPAKAGRITNAYVSSFPFIRSPSHSPQYASPAAYPSPPTTVYSNRSPAYPYSPEIIPASYQGSPIGYPAYNGYCSGPVPAPAPPVYHPHHHQHHQFHHQQHYY comes from the exons ATGGGGTCAGTCCCCGATCCAGGCGAGTTGACTGAGTTAGCTCAGCCGAGTTTCGAGGAGTTTCAGAAACAGACTTCGTTGATGACGAGCTGTACTCTCCTATGGCAAGAGCTCTCCGATCACTTCACTTCTCTAGAGCAAAACCTCATGAAAAAATCGGAGGCGTTGAAGCAGATGATTGAAACCCTAGATAACCAGACTCAGACCTCGCTCGAGTCACTGAAACGCAGGGAGGTTACGATCGACCACAGCGTTGAGATCGTAGCTGGGAAAGTTGGGGAACGAGCTAGAGCTGCTCTTGAATCGCTAGAGAAAGCTAGAGATGGTGATGGTGCTAATGATGATTCCGGCgaggttgatgatgaagaaggtcTTCTCTCTGCTCTGAAATCTCTCTGTCTTAAAATGGACGCGAGAGGATTCTGGAACTTTGTGACGGCGAGGAAGAAGGAGTTGGAGAATCTCCGGTCGAAGATTCCGGCGGCGTTGGGGGATTGTGTGGATCCGGCGATGTTAGTGCTTGAAGCGATATCTGAGGTTTTTCCGGTggataaaagagaagagaagatgagtaATGATTACGGATGGGCTTGTGTGGTGATTCTCGAGAGTTTAACACCTGTAATGGTTGATCCTGTGATTGGGAAATCGAGGCTGCTTGTTACACCGAGCGTTGAGGAGAAGGCTAAGGAGATTGCTGAGACTTGGAAGAAGAGCTTGGAAGAGAGAGGAAGGATTGAGAATGTGAAGACTCCTGATGTTCATACGTTTCTTCAGCATCTTGTTACGTTTGGGATTGTTAGAAGTGAAGATCTTGCTTTGTATAGAAAGCTTGTTGTTGGATCTGCTTGGCGTAAACAGATGCCTAAGCTTGCTGTTTCTGTTGGTTTGGGTGATCAAATGCCTG ATATGATTGAAGAATTAATCAGCAGGGGACAACAGCTGGATGCTGTTCATTTTACTTATGAAGTTGGCCTTGTGGATAAGTTCCCACCTGTTCCTTTGCTCAAAGCCTATCTAAGGGACGCAAAGAAGTCAGCAGCTTCTATCATGGAGGACTCTAGCAGCACTGGCCGAGCTACG CATCTCGTGGCGCGCAAGGAGCAGTCAGCACTTAAGGCGGTTTTGAAATGCATAGAAGAGTACAAACTCGAGGAAGAGTTCCCTCCAGAGAACCTCAAGAAGCGCTTGGACCAGCTAGAGAAGACCAAAACCGAGAAGAGAAAACCAGCAGCTGTTCCTGCAAACAAGAGAACCCGTGCCAGCTACAACGGTCCAATGCCACCAGCGAAAGCCGGACGTATCACAAACGCATACGTCTCTTCCTTCCCATTCATCAGATCACCCTCTCACTCTCCTCAATACGCTTCACCAGCAGCTTACCCATCCCCACCGACAACTGTCTACAGCAACAGGAGCCCAGCATATCCATACTCTCCCGAAATCATCCCGGCCTCATACCAAGGCTCACCTATTGGTTACCCAGCTTACAACGGTTATTGCAGTGGTCCAGTTCCTGCTCCAGCTCCTCCGGTTTACCACCCACACCATCATCAACACCACCAATTCCACCATCAGCAACATTACTACTGA